A window of the Lactuca sativa cultivar Salinas chromosome 5, Lsat_Salinas_v11, whole genome shotgun sequence genome harbors these coding sequences:
- the LOC128126224 gene encoding protein TIC 214-like — protein MILKYFLLGNLVSLCMKIINSVVVVGLYYGLLTTFSIGPSYLFLLRAHIMEEGEEGSEKKVSTTTSFITGQLIMFISIYYAPLHLALGRPHTITVLALPYLLFHFFCNTHKHFFDYGSTNINSMRNLSIQCVFLNNLIFQLFNHFILLSSMLARLVNKIQTLKK, from the coding sequence atgattttgaaatattttctACTAGGTAATCTAGTATCCTTATGCATGAAGATAATCAATTCGGTCGTTGTGGTTGGACTCTATTATGGACTTCTGACCACATTCTCCATAGGGCCCTCCTATCTCTTTCTTCTCCGAGCTCACATTatggaagaaggagaagaaggaagcGAGAAGAAGGTATCAACAACAACTAGTTTTATTACGGGACAGCTCATAATGTTCATATCGATCTATTATGCGCCTCTGCATCTAGCACTGGGTAGACCTCATACAATAACTGTCCTAGCTCTACCGTATCTTTTGTTTCATTTCTTCTGCAATACTCACAAACACTTCTTTGATTATGGATCTACTAACATAAATTCAATGCGTAATCTCAGCATTCAATGTGTATTCCTGAATAATCTCATTTTTCAATTATTCAATCATTTCATTTTACTAAGTTCAATGTTAGCGAGATTAGTCAACAAGATTCAAACATTGAAAAAAtag